A portion of the Bosea sp. NBC_00550 genome contains these proteins:
- a CDS encoding GGDEF domain-containing protein translates to MAASPNKITKGYAQERTAGVKIWCGALAGCVVAIAVAYGAAATFKMSSPNWLLLALGTVTGITLACAMRAVFRSPVRIDTTGNVAAQNESAPEGSQGKIVSRFDERRRTQEEATTSRLEAERLQDIDPVTGLGNRHGLQVRTMQEFNRADREGTALSLLLLEVDGDDTLAASWRADVAGALQLHIADTLRSFVRPYDVVARISPSEFGVLLLGATGPTAASIARRLKNAVMAQPPLLLGGDMPVIRIFAVEREPKEKSFDEILTRARSTPISDRELI, encoded by the coding sequence ATGGCCGCCTCGCCCAATAAAATTACCAAAGGCTACGCCCAAGAGAGAACGGCTGGCGTCAAAATCTGGTGCGGAGCGCTCGCAGGATGCGTAGTAGCCATCGCCGTCGCCTATGGCGCGGCGGCAACCTTCAAAATGTCGTCTCCGAACTGGCTGCTTCTCGCGCTGGGGACGGTTACGGGCATCACACTCGCCTGCGCGATGCGGGCCGTTTTCAGATCACCAGTACGCATCGATACGACGGGCAATGTGGCCGCGCAAAACGAGTCCGCTCCGGAAGGCAGTCAGGGCAAGATCGTAAGCCGCTTCGACGAACGCCGGAGGACGCAGGAAGAGGCAACCACATCTCGCCTCGAAGCCGAGCGCCTGCAAGATATCGATCCGGTCACTGGTCTCGGTAACCGGCATGGGCTGCAGGTCAGGACGATGCAGGAATTCAACCGTGCGGATCGCGAGGGTACGGCACTATCCCTGCTGCTACTCGAGGTCGACGGCGACGACACACTCGCCGCCTCGTGGCGGGCCGATGTAGCAGGAGCCCTGCAGCTGCACATTGCCGATACGCTCAGAAGCTTCGTCAGGCCCTATGATGTTGTCGCTCGCATCTCTCCCTCAGAATTCGGCGTCCTTCTGCTCGGAGCAACGGGGCCAACAGCGGCGAGCATCGCGCGGCGCCTCAAGAACGCGGTGATGGCGCAGCCCCCGCTCCTGCTGGGAGGAGACATGCCCGTCATCCGGATTTTCGCGGTCGAACGGGAGCCGAAGGAAAAAAGCTTCGATGAAATTCTGACACGCGCTCGCAGCACCCCGATTTCCGACCGGGAGCTCATCTAA
- a CDS encoding ribbon-helix-helix domain-containing protein, producing the protein MDPNTEDIDIPVAKGPRLRLLTVQGRRRAFKLEDAFWQALEYIARRRKQRLSAYVAQLIGNDSGNATARLRVAAIEWFMREAQAEQPAHAKERWQRIIDLMAEPAFVIDRHKQIRLFNSSMRNFVASVGAQSHLRFELAAEISRVLMLFDENEQRILSIPCSLEAGQQSWKATVRVTLLERAHGHALLLCVLHPSSSSRPSQSTR; encoded by the coding sequence ATGGATCCGAACACGGAAGACATCGACATCCCTGTTGCCAAGGGGCCGCGACTGCGCTTGCTGACCGTGCAGGGACGGCGGCGTGCCTTCAAGCTCGAAGACGCCTTCTGGCAGGCGCTCGAGTATATCGCCCGGCGGCGCAAGCAGCGGCTGTCGGCCTATGTCGCCCAGCTCATCGGCAACGATTCCGGCAATGCGACGGCGCGCCTGCGCGTTGCGGCGATCGAGTGGTTCATGCGGGAAGCGCAGGCCGAGCAGCCCGCGCATGCTAAGGAGCGCTGGCAACGCATCATCGATTTGATGGCTGAGCCTGCTTTCGTCATCGACCGGCACAAGCAGATCCGCCTCTTCAACAGCTCGATGCGGAATTTCGTCGCCAGTGTCGGGGCTCAATCCCACCTCCGTTTCGAGCTCGCCGCTGAAATCAGCCGCGTTCTGATGCTGTTCGACGAGAACGAGCAGCGCATCCTCTCGATCCCTTGCTCGCTCGAGGCAGGGCAGCAATCATGGAAGGCGACCGTTCGCGTCACCTTGCTGGAGCGCGCCCATGGGCACGCACTTCTCCTCTGCGTGCTGCATCCCTCGTCGTCATCCAGGCCTTCGCAAAGCACTCGCTGA
- a CDS encoding MucR family transcriptional regulator — translation MSENDLEVVELVAGIVSAFVSHNSVPTSDLPALIASTHAALTGLGEAPAPGPEEKAVSAVSIKKSITADWLVCLEDGKKFKSLKRHLRTAYDMSPEAYRAKWGLPNDYPMVAPAYAEARSKLAKSMGLGQQRRKTVAAPAAAKRSRGKASA, via the coding sequence ATGTCAGAAAATGATCTGGAAGTGGTCGAGTTGGTTGCCGGTATCGTTTCGGCATTTGTGTCGCACAACAGCGTGCCGACATCTGATCTGCCCGCGCTTATCGCCAGCACGCATGCAGCGCTGACAGGACTTGGCGAAGCTCCCGCGCCGGGTCCCGAAGAAAAGGCTGTCTCGGCCGTTTCGATCAAGAAGTCGATCACGGCCGATTGGCTGGTCTGCCTCGAGGATGGGAAAAAGTTCAAATCGCTGAAGCGGCATCTCCGGACCGCCTACGACATGTCGCCGGAGGCTTATCGCGCGAAATGGGGCCTTCCAAACGACTACCCGATGGTCGCTCCTGCTTATGCAGAAGCTCGCTCAAAGCTGGCTAAATCAATGGGCCTGGGTCAACAGCGTCGGAAGACTGTTGCGGCGCCAGCCGCTGCGAAGCGTAGCCGGGGTAAGGCCTCAGCGTGA
- a CDS encoding transglutaminase-like cysteine peptidase yields MTLPIAAALTYVPAMASIAPDQAERDLRTENAVVPFFVVASAGGVDMLGLHVRAQLSSSLAIPAGTFAAAVGYRLTVQPTALSWGSTFPWVAEYWTASDRPSNSLAGRADRAALPVRSEVLGSVALAISNAPLTQRWRAALDERADSYFGNECRAARAACTSKLRQRLVEAVSIAQRQDEQEAVRSINAAVNSWLKYRTDSDTYGVLDYWATASEILQRGTGDCKGYAILKMWMLLAAGFDRSQIRLQLVKIPATGQDHAVLVVNTMSHQLVLDNIAVGVRSDNQVKEYLPLLSFVENSTFIHGNRKKSI; encoded by the coding sequence GTGACTTTGCCGATTGCGGCAGCCCTCACGTATGTGCCAGCCATGGCAAGCATCGCGCCGGATCAGGCAGAACGCGATCTTCGCACCGAGAACGCCGTCGTTCCTTTCTTCGTCGTCGCATCGGCCGGCGGCGTCGACATGCTAGGGCTGCATGTTCGGGCGCAGCTATCATCATCCCTCGCGATACCGGCCGGCACCTTTGCTGCGGCTGTTGGCTATCGCCTGACCGTGCAGCCTACCGCGCTGAGCTGGGGCAGCACGTTTCCCTGGGTTGCCGAATACTGGACGGCGTCCGATAGGCCTTCCAATTCTCTCGCGGGCAGAGCAGATCGAGCCGCCCTCCCTGTGCGCAGCGAGGTTCTGGGCTCTGTCGCGCTTGCTATTTCGAATGCGCCCCTGACGCAGCGCTGGCGGGCGGCTTTGGATGAGCGCGCAGATTCCTATTTCGGGAACGAATGCCGTGCGGCGCGGGCTGCCTGCACATCGAAGCTACGCCAGCGCCTCGTTGAAGCTGTCTCGATCGCTCAACGGCAGGACGAGCAGGAGGCGGTCCGTTCCATTAACGCAGCCGTCAATTCCTGGCTGAAGTATCGGACCGATTCCGATACATATGGCGTCCTGGATTACTGGGCCACGGCATCGGAAATACTGCAGCGTGGCACGGGTGATTGTAAGGGATACGCCATTTTGAAAATGTGGATGCTGCTTGCCGCCGGCTTTGATCGTTCGCAGATTCGACTCCAGCTCGTGAAAATTCCGGCCACGGGACAGGACCACGCCGTCCTGGTGGTCAATACGATGAGCCACCAGCTCGTTCTCGACAATATCGCCGTGGGCGTGAGGAGCGACAATCAGGTGAAGGAGTATCTGCCCCTGTTGTCCTTCGTCGAGAACAGCACCTTCATTCACGGCAACAGAAAGAAGTCGATCTAA
- a CDS encoding HlyD family type I secretion periplasmic adaptor subunit: protein MIGAFLAAGLVWANFSRVEEVTRGSGRVIPSARTQVVQSAEAGVVREILVRQGQRVTHGELLIRLDDTPNAAKAGEAEAQGRALRAQIARLEAETTGPDATFECPTSVATEAPAVCLNERRLLTARQDNVRARMDGLQERFEQRKRELGETAAQTHRFNESLTLAEKELSIIAPMASRNLVSQLELIRTQRQVVELKGQLAVAKESKARLEAALREASSLLAEQTSQFRREALAELTARRAEWSVVQETLRGAEERVRRTDIRSPVDGIVNSLAVNTVGAYVNPGERLLDIVPSDGKLLIEARVKPSDIAFIVPRQKALIKISAYDFYQYGGLTGVVEQVSADSVYDPNLKETFYIVLVRSDETSLKMGKNTHSIIPGMTADVDIVTGEKSILSYLLKPINRARHEALTER, encoded by the coding sequence TTGATCGGCGCCTTTTTGGCCGCCGGACTCGTCTGGGCCAATTTCTCGCGCGTGGAAGAGGTTACGCGCGGCTCCGGGCGCGTCATTCCGTCGGCGCGCACACAGGTGGTTCAAAGCGCCGAGGCTGGTGTCGTCCGGGAAATCCTCGTGCGGCAAGGCCAGCGGGTTACGCACGGCGAGCTGCTCATTCGGCTGGATGACACGCCGAATGCGGCGAAGGCCGGAGAGGCTGAGGCTCAGGGGCGTGCGCTTCGGGCTCAGATCGCGCGCCTTGAAGCGGAGACCACCGGCCCGGATGCGACCTTCGAGTGTCCCACGAGTGTTGCGACAGAGGCGCCCGCCGTCTGCCTGAACGAACGTAGGCTGCTGACAGCACGGCAAGATAATGTTCGCGCCCGTATGGACGGGCTTCAAGAGCGCTTCGAGCAGCGCAAGCGCGAGTTGGGCGAGACCGCGGCGCAGACGCATCGCTTCAACGAGTCCCTCACTCTGGCGGAAAAAGAGCTGTCGATCATTGCTCCGATGGCAAGCCGCAATCTCGTGTCCCAGCTCGAGCTGATCAGGACACAGCGGCAAGTAGTCGAGCTGAAAGGCCAGCTGGCTGTGGCGAAAGAGAGCAAAGCCAGGCTTGAGGCCGCGCTCCGCGAGGCTAGCTCGCTGCTCGCCGAGCAGACCTCGCAGTTTCGCCGCGAAGCGTTGGCGGAATTGACGGCACGGCGTGCTGAGTGGTCCGTGGTGCAGGAGACGTTGCGCGGGGCGGAGGAGCGCGTTCGTCGAACCGATATCCGCTCTCCTGTCGATGGAATCGTGAATTCGCTCGCGGTCAACACGGTCGGCGCTTACGTGAATCCGGGAGAGCGGCTGCTCGATATCGTCCCCTCGGATGGAAAGCTGCTGATCGAGGCGCGCGTCAAACCCTCCGACATCGCCTTCATCGTTCCGAGGCAGAAGGCGCTGATTAAGATCTCGGCCTATGATTTCTATCAGTATGGCGGACTCACTGGCGTCGTCGAGCAGGTGTCGGCCGACAGCGTCTACGATCCGAACCTGAAAGAGACGTTTTACATCGTGCTTGTTCGCAGTGACGAGACGTCGCTGAAGATGGGCAAGAACACGCACTCCATCATACCGGGCATGACCGCGGACGTGGATATCGTGACCGGCGAGAAGTCGATTCTGTCCTATCTGCTCAAGCCTATCAATCGTGCCAGGCATGAGGCGTTGACCGAGCGTTGA